Part of the Oscillibacter hominis genome is shown below.
AAATTTCAAAGCTGTTTAGACCAACAATACCAACCAGGCACAGCAGTGAAATACCCAATTCAGCGTGGCAGAGAGCCTTGAGAAACCCCAACCAGATCCGGTCCACTTTTTTCAGCATGAATACTCCCCCTGGCATAAAATTTCCGAGCCTTACGGCGAAACGGCAGACGGCGCGGCGGCAATCCGCTGCCGCGCCGTCTTGTATACAAGGTTTTAATAGCCCAGCTGCTCCAGAATACCCTCAGGCAGCGTGCCAGCGCTGACCATGTCCTGATACACGTCCATCAGCGCCTCGGTGCAGGGCTTGGTGTCTAACTTGTAGAAGGTGGCGCCCGCCTCTTCCATTCGGGCAATCGATGCGTCCACTTCTTCCTGGAGCAGTCCGTTGGAGTAGGCGGCGGTCTCATTGGCTGCGTCGGTGAGAATCTGCTGCTCTTCCGTTAACTTGTTCCACACGTCCAGGTTCGCCACAATCAGGATTTCCTGGGGATACTCATCGATTTCGGTGATATAGGGCGCCACTTCATAAAAGCCCATGTCCTCGATCTGGGACACAGGGGAGGCAACTGCCTCGGCCGTGCCCTGCTGAATAGCCAGATACGCCTCGCCCCAGTTGATGACGATGGGGTTGGTGCCCAAGGTGCTCCAGCACTTCATATACATGTCGCTCTCATGGGTGCGGAAGCGCAGGCCTTTGAAATCCTCCAGAGTCTGGAGGGGCTTGACGGAACAGACCACACGATAGGGGCCCCGCAGCCAGTCCCGGTTGGTGT
Proteins encoded:
- a CDS encoding TRAP transporter substrate-binding protein, translated to MKKGLSLALALTLVLTLLGSCGTSGSGSASGDSGSSQGSGGAASKVTLKLGTKMSEDSFEGKCYQYFADLVNERTGGEVEVVVYPSEQLGDAQTQVSNLQLGTQELYGEGGNYFTGYSNMFEITNIPFLFSSNEQFIDLVQGDFGKEQQKVMEENGFHIVNTNRDWLRGPYRVVCSVKPLQTLEDFKGLRFRTHESDMYMKCWSTLGTNPIVINWGEAYLAIQQGTAEAVASPVSQIEDMGFYEVAPYITEIDEYPQEILIVANLDVWNKLTEEQQILTDAANETAAYSNGLLQEEVDASIARMEEAGATFYKLDTKPCTEALMDVYQDMVSAGTLPEGILEQLGY